GTGAGCCTGCTCACTGCGCCTGATTCTTTCATGAAATTTCCAAGCATGATCGTTGCAAGAAGCGGTAAGCCCTTCGGTGCGATGAGACCGCCAACAATCGTTATAACAACAGGGAAAAGAAGCGCTGTGGTATCTGAAACCGTCTTTTTGTGGGTCTTCATAATGGTTTCACGTTCTTTCTGCGATGTAAGCATTCTCATAATAGGAGGCTGCAAAACAGGAACAAGAGACATGTATGAATATGCCGCAACCGATACAGCCCCCAGGAGATGCGGGGCATACTGAGATGCGACATAGATAACCGTCGGCCCGTCACATGCACCGATAATGCCTATCGTTACTGCATCTTTATAAGGGAAATCCAACATCAGGGCAAGGAGCAGCGTCAGAAATATACCAAATTGCCCCGCTGCGCCGAGAAGAAACGTATAAGGGTTCTCCAATACAGGCCTGAAATCCGTCATAGCGCCTATTCCCACAAAAATGAGCAGTGGGAATAATTCAGTGATAATGCCCATATCATAGATAATCCTCAAAAAACCTTCTTTTTCCATAAGGTCGGCAAGAGGGATATTCACAATAATACACCCGAAACCAATCGGAACGAGAAGCAACGGTTCAAAATCTTTTTTAATTCCGAGATAAAGGAGGACCCCACCGATTATCATCATTAACGCATTTGACCATTGAAAAGCTACAAATCCTGCTACGAGTCCGGATAAA
This sequence is a window from Syntrophorhabdaceae bacterium. Protein-coding genes within it:
- a CDS encoding sodium ion-translocating decarboxylase subunit beta, translating into MIDAMVGGLSGLVAGFVAFQWSNALMMIIGGVLLYLGIKKDFEPLLLVPIGFGCIIVNIPLADLMEKEGFLRIIYDMGIITELFPLLIFVGIGAMTDFRPVLENPYTFLLGAAGQFGIFLTLLLALMLDFPYKDAVTIGIIGACDGPTVIYVASQYAPHLLGAVSVAAYSYMSLVPVLQPPIMRMLTSQKERETIMKTHKKTVSDTTALLFPVVITIVGGLIAPKGLPLLATIMLGNFMKESGAVSRLT